The proteins below come from a single Vicugna pacos chromosome 13, VicPac4, whole genome shotgun sequence genomic window:
- the CAMK2N1 gene encoding calcium/calmodulin-dependent protein kinase II inhibitor 1, translating into MSEVLPYGDEKLSPYGDGGDVGQIFSCRLQDTNNFFGSGQNKRPPKLGQIGRSKRVVIEDDRIDDVLKNMTDKAPPGV; encoded by the exons ATGTCGGAGGTGCTGCCCTACGGCGACGAGAAGCTGAGCCCCTACGGCGACGGCGGCGACGTGGGCCAGATCTTCTCCTGCCGCCTGCAGGACACCAACAACTTCTTCGGCTCCGGGCAGAATAAGCGGCCGCCCAAGCTGGGCCAGATCGGCAGAAGCAAGCGGG TTGTTATTGAAGATGATAGGATTGATGACGTGCTGAAAAATATGACAGACAAGGCACCTCCCGGTGTCTAA